The Aliiroseovarius pelagivivens genome contains a region encoding:
- a CDS encoding SUF system Fe-S cluster assembly protein gives MTDTADTRIEGEPLIKPSSVEHPLYDAVVEACRTVYDPEIPVNIYDLGLVYTIEINDQNEVDLIMTLTAPGCPVAGEMPGWLVEAIEPVAGVKQVNVELTWEPPWGMEMMSDEARLELGFM, from the coding sequence ATGACCGATACAGCAGATACCCGGATTGAAGGGGAACCCCTGATCAAACCGTCCAGTGTAGAACACCCGCTTTACGATGCGGTGGTCGAGGCTTGTCGTACGGTCTATGACCCGGAAATCCCCGTGAATATCTACGATCTTGGTCTTGTTTACACGATCGAGATCAACGACCAGAACGAGGTCGACCTGATCATGACCCTGACCGCCCCCGGTTGCCCGGTAGCTGGCGAAATGCCCGGTTGGCTGGTCGAAGCCATTGAACCCGTGGCCGGCGTCAAGCAGGTGAATGTCGAACTGACCTGGGAACCGCCCTGGGGCATGGAGATGATGTCGGACGAAGCTCGGTTGGAACTGGGCTTTATGTAA
- a CDS encoding pyridoxal phosphate-dependent decarboxylase family protein, with protein MNYDDLADWQKRAADWARDYHAGLRDRPVRPDIAPGEFLAKIEAPIPEAPEAIEAIFDDFTRLVPDAMTHWQHPRFFAYFPANAAPASMLAEQLANAMSAQAMLWQTAPAANEMEDLVIRWLRDGMGLPEDFTGTIHDSATTATFSAVTTMRELALDHTGITKGLSGAPQLRIYASAQTHSSVDKAVRLSGIGQDNLVKVPTIPGHPTWSMDPDALDRLIREDIAAGRKPAGVVLCVGGTSIGACDDIAACIKVAHGHSLTVHVDAAWAGSAMICEEFRHLWAGIEQADSIIFNPHKWLGAQFDCAVQFLRDPGPQIGTMGLRPEYLKTQGADEIVNYNEWTLPLGRRFRALKIWFLLRAEGLSGLRARIRNHVAWANEASDAIAALPGFEITTPPILSLFSFRYQDDAKTAELLERVNRDGRIYLTQTYHDGSFVIRVSVGQFTCTREDVMTIPSVLAELAQDL; from the coding sequence ATGAACTATGATGATCTGGCCGACTGGCAAAAACGCGCCGCCGATTGGGCTCGCGACTATCACGCCGGCCTTCGTGACCGCCCTGTGCGGCCTGACATCGCACCCGGAGAGTTTCTGGCCAAGATTGAAGCCCCTATTCCAGAAGCCCCCGAAGCAATCGAAGCCATTTTCGACGACTTCACACGGCTTGTACCCGATGCCATGACCCATTGGCAGCACCCGCGTTTCTTTGCCTATTTCCCCGCGAACGCCGCCCCTGCATCGATGCTGGCCGAGCAACTGGCCAACGCGATGTCCGCTCAAGCAATGCTGTGGCAGACCGCGCCTGCCGCCAATGAAATGGAAGATCTCGTGATCCGCTGGTTGCGCGATGGTATGGGCCTGCCCGAGGATTTCACCGGCACCATTCATGACAGTGCGACGACTGCCACGTTCTCGGCGGTCACAACGATGCGCGAGCTTGCGCTGGATCACACAGGCATCACCAAGGGCCTCTCCGGCGCGCCTCAACTGCGCATCTATGCCAGCGCGCAGACCCATTCCAGTGTCGACAAGGCCGTGCGCCTGTCGGGAATCGGGCAGGACAATCTGGTGAAGGTTCCCACCATTCCCGGCCACCCAACATGGTCGATGGACCCGGACGCGCTGGATCGCCTGATCCGCGAGGACATCGCCGCCGGGCGCAAACCTGCAGGTGTTGTCCTGTGCGTCGGCGGCACCTCGATTGGGGCCTGCGATGACATCGCCGCCTGTATCAAGGTTGCGCATGGTCACAGTCTGACCGTGCATGTGGACGCTGCTTGGGCTGGCTCGGCCATGATCTGCGAAGAGTTCCGGCATCTTTGGGCGGGAATCGAGCAAGCCGACAGCATCATCTTCAACCCGCATAAATGGTTGGGCGCGCAGTTTGACTGCGCCGTTCAGTTCCTGCGCGACCCCGGCCCACAGATTGGCACGATGGGCCTGCGCCCGGAATACCTGAAGACGCAGGGCGCAGACGAGATCGTGAACTACAACGAATGGACCCTGCCCCTTGGTCGCCGGTTCCGTGCGCTGAAAATCTGGTTCCTGCTGCGCGCCGAGGGCTTGTCGGGCCTACGCGCTCGTATCCGCAACCACGTCGCGTGGGCGAACGAAGCCAGCGACGCCATTGCCGCCCTGCCCGGCTTCGAAATCACCACGCCCCCGATCCTGTCACTGTTCAGCTTCCGCTATCAGGACGACGCCAAAACGGCCGAACTTTTGGAGCGTGTGAACCGCGACGGGCGCATCTATCTGACCCAGACATATCACGACGGATCCTTCGTCATTCGCGTGTCCGTAGGACAGTTCACCTGCACGCGAGAAGACGTGATGACGATCCCTTCCGTTCTCGCAGAACTTGCACAAGATCTGTAA
- a CDS encoding flavodoxin family protein — MAELLIIWHSRTGGSQQMAEAAFAAARHEGTARILTAEEARPDDLLSASGYLFCAPENLASLSGQMKEFFDRCYYPVLGRIEGRPYAQMICAGSDGQGAARQLARIATGWRLREVQPPLILCTHAQTPEAILAPKQLDAEALEPCRELGAAMSAGLALGVF, encoded by the coding sequence ATGGCAGAGCTTCTGATCATATGGCACTCGCGTACCGGCGGCAGTCAGCAAATGGCCGAGGCCGCATTTGCTGCGGCCCGGCACGAAGGAACGGCACGTATCCTGACCGCAGAAGAGGCAAGGCCTGACGATCTGTTGTCGGCTTCGGGATACCTGTTCTGTGCGCCGGAAAATCTGGCCAGCCTGTCGGGGCAGATGAAAGAATTCTTTGATCGGTGTTACTACCCCGTTCTGGGCCGGATCGAGGGGCGCCCCTATGCCCAGATGATCTGTGCGGGATCGGACGGGCAGGGGGCTGCACGACAACTGGCCCGGATTGCCACAGGCTGGCGTCTGCGCGAGGTTCAGCCGCCCCTGATCCTCTGCACGCATGCCCAAACTCCCGAGGCAATCTTGGCCCCGAAACAGTTAGACGCCGAGGCCTTGGAGCCGTGTCGCGAGCTTGGGGCCGCCATGTCTGCCGGCCTTGCGCTGGGCGTCTTTTGA
- a CDS encoding HesB/IscA family protein, whose protein sequence is MFGIPGKSPITMTPAAEAQIARLMDKDGHKGLRIGVKKGGCAGMEYTMDYVDEVEPHDEVVEQGNARVMIAPMAQMFLFGTEIDYEVSLLESGFKFNNPNVTEACGCGESIKFDDTLSAAPADLNAPPKF, encoded by the coding sequence ATGTTCGGCATTCCCGGCAAGTCACCCATCACCATGACCCCAGCGGCCGAGGCTCAGATTGCCCGGCTGATGGACAAGGACGGCCATAAGGGCCTGCGCATCGGCGTCAAGAAAGGCGGCTGTGCGGGGATGGAGTACACCATGGACTATGTCGACGAGGTCGAGCCTCATGACGAGGTGGTCGAACAAGGCAATGCCCGCGTGATGATCGCCCCCATGGCGCAGATGTTCCTGTTCGGAACCGAGATCGACTATGAGGTCTCGCTTCTGGAAAGCGGCTTCAAGTTCAACAACCCCAACGTGACCGAGGCCTGCGGTTGTGGCGAGTCGATTAAGTTTGACGACACGTTGTCGGCCGCCCCTGCGGATCTGAACGCCCCTCCGAAATTCTGA
- the tpiA gene encoding triose-phosphate isomerase gives MRRKMAAGNWKMNGLQDNLAELDALAQGYGDAECDILVCPPATLINQAASVSGDSIAIGGQDCHKAVTGAHTGDISAQMLKDAGATHVILGHSERREDHDESDTDVRLKARAAIEAGLKVVICMGESLEEREANNTLDIIGGQLAGSIPDQVTAENLIVAYEPIWAIGTGKVPTLDQIGEVHDFIRARLVRRYGDGVGLSTRILYGGSVKPDNAADIFGVSNVDGALVGGASLKAKDFGQIITALASA, from the coding sequence ATGCGGCGCAAGATGGCAGCGGGCAATTGGAAGATGAATGGCCTGCAAGATAACCTGGCCGAACTGGACGCGCTGGCACAGGGGTATGGTGACGCAGAGTGTGATATTCTGGTCTGCCCTCCTGCGACGCTGATCAATCAGGCCGCATCCGTCAGCGGCGATAGCATCGCCATCGGCGGGCAGGATTGCCACAAGGCGGTAACCGGCGCGCATACGGGCGACATCTCGGCCCAGATGCTGAAAGACGCGGGCGCGACCCATGTGATCCTTGGCCACTCTGAGCGCCGCGAAGATCACGACGAAAGCGACACGGATGTGCGCCTGAAAGCCCGCGCCGCGATTGAGGCCGGTTTAAAGGTTGTGATCTGCATGGGCGAAAGCCTTGAAGAGCGCGAGGCCAACAACACACTTGATATCATCGGCGGGCAGCTGGCGGGCTCGATCCCTGATCAGGTCACGGCCGAGAACCTGATTGTCGCCTATGAACCCATTTGGGCGATTGGCACTGGCAAAGTGCCGACACTGGATCAGATCGGCGAAGTGCATGACTTCATCCGCGCGCGGCTTGTGCGCCGCTATGGCGACGGCGTCGGGCTTTCTACCCGAATCCTCTATGGCGGATCGGTCAAGCCAGACAATGCTGCCGATATCTTTGGTGTGTCCAACGTGGACGGCGCCCTGGTTGGCGGGGCCAGCCTAAAGGCCAAGGATTTTGGCCAGATCATCACGGCGCTGGCCTCGGCCTGA
- a CDS encoding isopenicillin N synthase family dioxygenase, producing MIPRLDAALIDARDPATMAELLRGVQEVGFLTVHNTAISTDELSATIAMYRKFFHQPKQVKEAVNMAKTGANRGWGAAGSEQVDPAANPDFKEVFDCGFELAANDPLRAQNLSVYGDNQWPELEGFREAIQAYYAKALGVAMGVLRGIAAAIGEDETYFDAAFTRPMALLRGNYYPPRPDWAGDKDFGIAAHTDYGCVTLLASDGVAGLEVLGADESWLLVNAPLGDFVINFGEMLEMWTEGRVKATLHRVVGSGEERVSVPMFFNPNHDTNVAPKDADRVIMAGDHMKKRFDETYLHLMAQTGS from the coding sequence ATGATCCCCAGACTGGATGCCGCCCTGATTGATGCCCGTGACCCTGCCACGATGGCCGAGCTTTTGCGCGGGGTGCAAGAGGTGGGTTTTCTGACCGTGCACAATACGGCGATCAGCACCGATGAGCTGTCTGCGACAATTGCGATGTATCGCAAGTTCTTTCACCAGCCCAAGCAGGTGAAAGAAGCCGTCAACATGGCAAAGACGGGCGCCAATCGTGGTTGGGGTGCTGCGGGCAGCGAACAGGTCGATCCTGCAGCCAACCCGGATTTCAAAGAGGTCTTTGATTGCGGTTTTGAATTGGCGGCGAATGATCCGCTGCGCGCGCAGAACCTGTCGGTTTACGGTGACAACCAATGGCCCGAGCTTGAAGGCTTTCGCGAGGCCATTCAGGCCTATTACGCCAAAGCGCTGGGCGTCGCGATGGGCGTGCTGCGCGGGATTGCCGCTGCGATCGGCGAGGATGAGACCTATTTCGATGCGGCCTTCACCCGTCCGATGGCGCTTTTGCGCGGGAACTACTATCCGCCGCGCCCTGATTGGGCCGGGGACAAGGACTTCGGCATCGCGGCGCATACGGATTACGGCTGCGTGACGCTTTTGGCCTCGGATGGGGTGGCCGGTCTTGAAGTGCTGGGGGCTGACGAAAGCTGGCTGCTGGTCAACGCACCGCTTGGGGACTTCGTGATCAATTTCGGCGAGATGTTGGAGATGTGGACCGAAGGCCGCGTGAAGGCCACCTTGCACCGTGTCGTTGGATCAGGAGAGGAGCGCGTTTCAGTTCCGATGTTCTTCAATCCCAACCACGACACCAATGTGGCCCCGAAAGACGCCGATCGGGTGATCATGGCCGGAGATCATATGAAAAAGCGGTTTGACGAGACGTATCTGCACCTGATGGCGCAGACCGGATCCTAA
- a CDS encoding TfoX/Sxy family protein has protein sequence MAVTDSDIAFVKELFSGLGPLTHRKMMGGATFYCDGQVFAILSSEGEVFLKAKGAFADAMADAGSRIFGMGGKTMGYWTLPEDALDDPELATDWARRALDAL, from the coding sequence ATGGCTGTCACAGACAGCGACATCGCCTTTGTCAAAGAGCTCTTTTCCGGGCTTGGTCCGTTGACGCATCGCAAAATGATGGGTGGGGCCACGTTTTATTGCGACGGTCAGGTTTTTGCGATCCTGTCCAGCGAGGGTGAAGTGTTTCTGAAGGCAAAAGGCGCATTTGCTGATGCAATGGCCGATGCGGGTAGCCGCATCTTTGGGATGGGTGGCAAGACAATGGGATATTGGACCCTGCCCGAAGACGCGCTGGACGACCCCGAACTTGCAACCGACTGGGCACGTCGCGCGCTGGACGCGCTTTAG
- the lon gene encoding endopeptidase La: MSEQLSQSFPVLPLRDIVVFPHMIVPLFVGREKSVRALEEVMADDKQILLSSQIDPSVDEPDVDGIYQVGVLANVLQLLKLPDGTVKVLVEGQSRVRITDYVDNADYFEAFAEVIDERPGDPNEIEALLRSVGEEFERYGKIKKNIPEEALAAVSETRAPDKLADLVAGHLGVEVEQKQELLETFVVSERLEKVYGLMQGEMSVLKVEKKIKTRVKSQMERTQREYYLNEQMKAIQKELGDGEEGQNELAELEEKIEEIKLSKEAREKADAELKKLKNMSPMSAEATVVRNYLDWMLGLPWGKKSRVKKDLNNAQKVLDADHYGLEKVKERIVEYLAVQQRSKKLKGPIMCLVGPPGVGKTSLGKSVAKATGREFIRISLGGVRDESEIRGHRRTYIGSMPGKIIQALKKAKTTNPLILLDEIDKMGQDFRGDPASAMLEVLDPEQNSTFVDHYLEVEYDLSNVMFLTTANSYNMPGPLLDRMEIITLAGYTEDEKREIASRHLLPQTIQDHGLKKGEFAVPESTLTDIIRYYTREAGVRNLKRELAKLARKAVTKLVKKEAEAVEITPELLDDYLGVRKHRFGLAEEADQVGVVTGLAWTSVGGDLLSIEALRLPGKGRMKTTGKLGDVMKESIDAASSYVRSIAPEIGVKPPQFEKWDIHVHVPEGATPKDGPSAGLAMVTSIVSVLTGIPVKKDIAMTGEVTLRGNALAIGGLKEKLLAALRGGVKTVLIPAENEKDLREIPDNVKEGLTIIPVSHVSEVLEHALVRKPEAVEWDEAAEEAAAKALAKDAGGSGAVAH, from the coding sequence ATGAGTGAGCAACTGAGCCAATCCTTCCCGGTCCTGCCGCTGCGCGACATTGTGGTGTTCCCCCACATGATCGTACCGCTCTTTGTCGGACGCGAGAAAAGCGTGCGCGCGCTGGAAGAGGTCATGGCGGATGACAAGCAGATCCTGCTGTCCAGCCAAATCGACCCTTCGGTAGATGAACCGGACGTGGATGGCATTTATCAGGTGGGCGTGTTGGCCAATGTGCTGCAGCTGCTGAAACTGCCCGATGGCACCGTCAAGGTGCTGGTCGAGGGGCAGTCGCGTGTGCGCATCACAGACTATGTCGACAATGCCGACTACTTCGAAGCTTTCGCCGAGGTGATCGACGAACGCCCCGGTGACCCGAACGAGATCGAAGCGCTGTTGCGTTCGGTCGGCGAAGAGTTCGAGCGTTACGGTAAGATCAAGAAAAACATTCCCGAAGAAGCGCTTGCCGCCGTGTCCGAAACACGCGCGCCTGACAAGCTGGCCGACCTTGTGGCGGGCCATTTGGGCGTCGAGGTTGAACAGAAGCAGGAACTTCTTGAAACCTTCGTCGTGTCCGAACGGCTCGAGAAGGTCTATGGCCTGATGCAGGGCGAAATGTCGGTCCTGAAGGTCGAAAAAAAGATCAAGACCCGCGTGAAATCCCAGATGGAGCGCACCCAGCGCGAGTACTATTTGAATGAGCAGATGAAGGCCATTCAGAAGGAACTCGGCGACGGCGAGGAAGGTCAGAACGAACTGGCCGAGCTGGAAGAAAAGATCGAGGAAATAAAGCTTTCCAAGGAAGCGCGCGAAAAAGCGGATGCCGAGCTGAAGAAGCTCAAGAACATGTCGCCGATGTCGGCAGAAGCCACCGTTGTGCGCAACTATCTGGACTGGATGCTGGGTCTGCCATGGGGCAAGAAAAGCCGCGTGAAGAAAGACCTGAACAATGCTCAGAAAGTGCTCGACGCTGATCACTATGGGCTTGAGAAGGTCAAGGAACGCATCGTCGAATATCTTGCGGTTCAGCAGCGCTCGAAAAAGCTGAAAGGCCCGATCATGTGCCTTGTTGGCCCTCCGGGCGTGGGTAAAACCAGCTTGGGCAAGTCGGTCGCCAAGGCCACGGGACGCGAGTTCATTCGCATCTCGCTGGGTGGTGTGCGTGATGAAAGCGAAATTCGCGGTCACCGCCGGACCTATATCGGCTCGATGCCCGGTAAGATCATTCAGGCGCTGAAAAAGGCGAAAACCACGAACCCTCTTATCTTGCTTGATGAGATCGACAAGATGGGTCAGGATTTCCGTGGCGATCCCGCGTCTGCGATGCTGGAAGTGCTTGATCCGGAACAGAACTCGACCTTCGTCGACCACTATCTTGAAGTGGAATACGATCTGTCGAACGTGATGTTCCTGACGACGGCGAACTCCTACAACATGCCGGGCCCGCTTTTGGACCGGATGGAGATCATCACGCTGGCCGGTTACACCGAGGACGAAAAGCGCGAGATCGCTTCGCGTCACCTTCTGCCCCAGACCATTCAGGATCACGGGCTGAAGAAGGGCGAGTTTGCGGTGCCGGAAAGCACTCTGACCGACATCATCCGCTACTACACCCGCGAAGCAGGTGTGCGGAACTTGAAGCGTGAGCTGGCCAAGCTGGCGCGGAAAGCCGTGACCAAGCTGGTGAAGAAAGAGGCTGAAGCCGTCGAGATCACACCTGAATTGCTGGATGACTATCTGGGCGTGCGCAAGCATCGCTTTGGATTGGCTGAAGAGGCTGATCAGGTGGGCGTCGTGACCGGATTGGCTTGGACCAGTGTTGGTGGCGATCTGCTGTCGATCGAGGCTCTGCGCCTTCCGGGTAAAGGTCGGATGAAGACCACCGGGAAACTGGGCGACGTCATGAAGGAATCGATTGATGCGGCCAGTTCCTATGTCCGTTCGATTGCCCCTGAAATCGGTGTGAAACCGCCGCAGTTCGAAAAGTGGGACATCCATGTGCACGTGCCGGAAGGCGCGACGCCGAAGGATGGTCCGTCTGCCGGTTTGGCTATGGTGACGTCCATCGTGTCTGTCCTGACGGGCATTCCGGTGAAGAAAGACATCGCTATGACGGGCGAGGTCACGCTGCGCGGGAATGCTTTGGCCATCGGCGGCTTGAAAGAAAAGCTGCTGGCCGCGCTGCGCGGGGGCGTCAAGACCGTTCTGATCCCGGCAGAGAACGAAAAGGATCTGCGCGAGATCCCGGACAACGTGAAAGAGGGGCTGACCATCATCCCCGTCAGCCATGTGTCCGAGGTTCTGGAACATGCTTTGGTGCGCAAGCCTGAAGCCGTCGAATGGGACGAAGCCGCAGAAGAGGCCGCCGCCAAGGCGCTGGCCAAGGATGCGGGCGGATCGGGTGCCGTGGCGCACTGA
- a CDS encoding trimethylamine methyltransferase family protein, with product MTTRTSRRAGGRQARQALRAAPLAKETRPVRAGLEGGAYKPLTQAGMERIHQAALDALEQIGLADAPQSGIEIMTRAGAILGDDGRLRFPRALVEDMLAKAAKNITLHGRDPQHDMNLSGTRVHYGTAGAAVHMVDVDGREYRDSTVQDLHDAARIADQLDNIHFLQRPMVCRDIPDNRDMDLNSIYACVAGTTKHIGTSFTEPDFVDDGIELLHMMAGGEDKWRARPFVSNSNCFVVPPMKFATESCEVMEKVIAAGMPVLLLSAGMSTATAPPTLAGTIVQAVAECLAGVVYVNAIKPGHPAIFGTWPFVVDLRSGAMSGGSGEQALLAAGCSQMHQFYGLPGGAASGFSDAKLPDMQAGWEQMCSNVMAGLSGLNMVYEAAGMHASLLGFCHESLILGDDIIGQALRCVRGIEVTEDAVDLDLMRSVCLGGPGHYLGEDQTLSLMQTEYVYPTLGDRTSPKEWAEVGKPDLVQAAKTRKETILAETSRAHLDPIVDQAIRARFNIHLPR from the coding sequence ATGACAACAAGAACTTCTCGCCGCGCGGGCGGCCGCCAGGCCCGTCAGGCCCTTCGCGCAGCCCCTTTGGCCAAGGAAACCCGCCCGGTACGCGCCGGTCTTGAAGGTGGCGCATACAAGCCGCTCACTCAGGCGGGAATGGAGCGCATCCACCAAGCCGCCCTGGACGCGCTGGAACAGATCGGCCTGGCGGACGCGCCACAATCTGGCATCGAGATTATGACCCGCGCCGGCGCCATACTGGGCGACGACGGTCGCCTGAGGTTCCCCCGCGCCTTGGTCGAGGACATGCTGGCCAAAGCTGCCAAGAACATCACCTTGCACGGGCGCGACCCACAGCATGACATGAACCTTTCAGGCACGCGTGTGCACTACGGCACGGCAGGTGCGGCAGTGCATATGGTAGATGTCGATGGCCGCGAATACCGCGACAGCACCGTGCAGGATCTGCACGACGCGGCCCGCATCGCGGACCAACTGGATAACATCCACTTCCTGCAACGCCCAATGGTCTGCCGCGACATCCCAGATAATCGCGATATGGACCTGAACTCGATCTACGCCTGTGTGGCGGGAACCACCAAACATATTGGCACCTCGTTCACCGAACCGGATTTCGTCGATGATGGGATCGAGCTTTTGCACATGATGGCCGGCGGCGAAGACAAATGGCGCGCCCGTCCTTTCGTCTCGAACTCGAACTGTTTCGTTGTCCCGCCGATGAAGTTCGCCACCGAAAGCTGTGAGGTGATGGAGAAGGTCATCGCAGCAGGTATGCCGGTGTTGCTGCTGTCCGCAGGCATGTCCACCGCAACCGCCCCGCCCACTCTGGCAGGTACGATTGTTCAGGCCGTGGCGGAATGCTTGGCGGGCGTAGTTTATGTCAACGCGATCAAACCGGGTCACCCGGCGATTTTTGGCACATGGCCCTTCGTGGTCGATCTGCGGTCCGGCGCGATGTCAGGCGGATCGGGCGAACAGGCTTTGCTTGCCGCTGGTTGCTCGCAGATGCACCAGTTCTATGGGCTTCCCGGTGGCGCTGCGTCGGGGTTTTCGGATGCGAAACTGCCCGACATGCAAGCCGGGTGGGAACAGATGTGCTCGAACGTCATGGCGGGTCTGTCTGGGCTGAACATGGTCTATGAGGCGGCGGGCATGCATGCGTCCCTTCTGGGCTTCTGCCATGAAAGCCTGATCCTTGGTGACGACATCATCGGACAGGCCCTGCGCTGCGTGCGCGGCATCGAGGTGACCGAGGATGCGGTGGATCTGGACCTGATGCGCTCGGTCTGTCTGGGCGGACCTGGGCACTATTTGGGCGAAGATCAGACCTTGAGCCTGATGCAGACGGAATATGTCTATCCGACCCTTGGCGACCGCACGTCGCCTAAGGAATGGGCCGAGGTCGGCAAGCCTGATTTGGTTCAGGCCGCCAAGACCCGGAAAGAGACCATTCTGGCCGAAACATCGCGTGCCCATTTGGATCCGATTGTGGACCAAGCCATCCGCGCGCGGTTCAACATCCACCTACCGAGATAG
- the trhA gene encoding PAQR family membrane homeostasis protein TrhA yields MDRFREHFLGGYTENLSDSCTAHHTDTLPDRHHFGQHFTFHEYVADGVVHGLGVIAALIGSITLILWASGDAPMGHLPPLMVYGIGMVASFALSAAYNMTLHTSARSVLRRFDHAAIFLFIAATYTPIALIGIGGSTGVAWAALIWSVALFGMTLKLFFLCRFERTGFMLTLMLGWMGVLMIGPLLASVSLGVLVLLVGGGFLFTIGTLFHLREHVPFNRAIWHVHVLLGAAAHYAAVVMVAWS; encoded by the coding sequence ATGGATCGTTTCCGTGAACATTTTCTGGGCGGCTACACTGAAAACCTGTCGGACAGCTGTACTGCCCACCACACTGACACTCTGCCCGACCGACACCATTTCGGGCAGCACTTTACTTTTCACGAATATGTGGCCGACGGGGTCGTGCATGGGCTGGGGGTGATCGCCGCGCTGATCGGGTCGATCACGCTGATCCTTTGGGCCTCGGGCGATGCGCCAATGGGGCATCTACCACCTTTGATGGTCTATGGTATTGGGATGGTCGCCAGCTTCGCGCTTTCCGCGGCCTACAACATGACCCTGCACACATCTGCCCGTTCCGTTCTTCGCCGCTTTGATCACGCGGCGATTTTTCTTTTTATCGCTGCCACCTATACGCCCATCGCGCTGATCGGGATCGGCGGCAGCACCGGTGTGGCATGGGCTGCCCTGATCTGGAGCGTCGCCCTGTTTGGCATGACGCTGAAGCTTTTCTTCCTGTGCCGGTTCGAGCGGACAGGCTTCATGCTGACCCTGATGCTGGGCTGGATGGGCGTCTTGATGATCGGGCCATTGCTGGCAAGCGTCAGCCTTGGGGTACTAGTCCTTCTGGTCGGCGGTGGGTTTCTGTTCACCATCGGCACTCTGTTTCACCTGCGCGAACACGTGCCCTTCAATCGGGCCATCTGGCATGTGCATGTGCTTCTAGGTGCCGCGGCGCACTATGCCGCCGTGGTGATGGTGGCGTGGTCGTGA
- the tgt gene encoding tRNA guanosine(34) transglycosylase Tgt, whose protein sequence is MTDQSTKKFSYTLKATDGRARTGVIHTPRGDIRTPAFMPVGTAATVKAMMPESVAATGADILLGNTYHLMLRPTAERIDRLGGLHKFMNWDKPILTDSGGFQVMSLASLRKLTEKGVTFKSHIDGSKHELTPERSMEIQKLLGSDIVMCFDECPALPADRKRIAESMRLSMRWAQRSRDAFGDRPGYALFGIMQGGLERDFREESAEALKEIGFEGYAIGGLAVGEGQEAMFDCLDYAPGFLPEDKPRYLMGVGKPDDIVGAVKRGVDMMDCVLPSRSGRTGQVWTRMGVLNIKNARHQDDPRPIDENCTCPACTNYSRAYLHHVFRSNEMISGMLLTWHNLHYFQEIMQGMRDAISEGRFDAWEADFHANRAQGDIDPL, encoded by the coding sequence ATGACTGATCAAAGCACGAAAAAGTTTTCTTATACGCTGAAGGCAACGGATGGGCGCGCACGCACCGGGGTCATCCACACGCCGCGCGGTGACATCCGCACGCCGGCTTTCATGCCCGTAGGGACCGCGGCCACGGTGAAGGCAATGATGCCTGAAAGCGTCGCAGCCACCGGGGCGGATATCCTGCTGGGCAATACCTATCACCTGATGCTGCGGCCAACGGCCGAGCGGATCGACCGGCTGGGCGGGCTGCACAAGTTCATGAACTGGGACAAGCCCATCCTGACGGACAGTGGCGGGTTTCAGGTTATGTCGCTGGCCAGCCTGCGTAAGCTGACCGAAAAGGGCGTGACCTTCAAATCGCATATTGATGGGTCCAAGCACGAGCTGACGCCGGAGCGGTCGATGGAGATCCAGAAGCTTCTGGGATCAGACATCGTGATGTGCTTTGACGAATGCCCCGCGCTGCCCGCCGATCGTAAACGGATTGCAGAAAGCATGCGTCTGTCGATGCGCTGGGCGCAGCGCTCGCGTGATGCCTTTGGGGATCGCCCGGGGTATGCGCTGTTCGGCATCATGCAGGGTGGGCTCGAGCGTGATTTCCGCGAAGAAAGTGCCGAAGCGCTGAAAGAGATTGGCTTTGAGGGCTACGCCATCGGAGGTCTGGCCGTCGGCGAGGGGCAGGAGGCGATGTTCGATTGTCTCGACTACGCGCCCGGTTTCCTGCCCGAGGACAAACCGCGTTACCTGATGGGCGTAGGCAAACCTGATGACATTGTGGGCGCGGTGAAGCGCGGCGTCGACATGATGGATTGCGTACTGCCGTCCCGATCCGGACGCACGGGTCAAGTCTGGACCCGCATGGGCGTTTTGAACATCAAGAACGCCCGTCACCAAGACGACCCGCGCCCGATTGATGAAAACTGCACCTGTCCGGCCTGCACGAACTACTCGCGCGCCTATTTGCACCACGTGTTCCGCTCGAACGAGATGATCTCGGGAATGCTGTTGACCTGGCACAACCTGCATTACTTCCAAGAGATCATGCAGGGCATGCGGGATGCAATCTCTGAAGGGCGCTTTGATGCGTGGGAGGCCGACTTCCACGCAAATCGTGCGCAAGGGGACATCGATCCGTTATAA